The nucleotide sequence TGCTAATCAGGAGAATCCCTTGGTGCAGTGGCAAATATTTGCAGCAGCGGTTGCAAGCAAAGACACTCGCGACATGTTCATCTCAAAGATCCGCAACTTCATCGAAcagaccaccaccacccgtcCGTTCACTGACTTGTATGACGCCAGCACTGGTGGCTTCCCAGCAGATGGACCAACCTTTGTCGCGCGGCCCGTACAAGGCGGGACGTTTGCGCTCCTTGCATTAAGACAATGATGGGATGATGTTCTTtaaatacttttttttttcatttgttCTTCGGATACCATTTTTGTATGGAGTATTCGCATAATTTTAATAGGTAAAAAGTGGTGTTTGGTTGTAACACCCGGCGCATTCAAAATCACAACATTTTCACTCACCTCTTACATCTCAAGGTGCTTCACAGCCAATCACATAACTGTACTGATTAACTGTAACAACGATATGGAACGGGTGAGCTGGAACTATTCGCCAATGGGAAGCTCGCCCATCATCCTTTACCCGGTATAACAGGCCATCTGAAGGTCTAGTCGGCTCATGTCAGGCAAGTGCCAGGCCATATGAAAATTTGGTTAacactagactagaccatCATGTTCGGGCATTTTGTTTGACGCCCGTCAGCAAGTAACCACAGATTGGGGTCGTCGTCATCTGGTCTTGAGACGACGGTCCGTCCGTGCAAGTAAAGCTAGGTATATACTATAGACTTCGGAATTACCTATTTGAGGTGTATCGGTTTTGACATATGTCATTTATGCCCCCAGAAATCATGCAGATGGCATGTGCCAAAGTGTCTTGTTTTTGCTGCTAGGTTTTAGACTAAAATAGGCAAAAGGAAGCAGGCAGCTTGAGAGTGAATTGACAAGTACCTACGAAGTAGCCTGCAACTGCATATGaagacctacctacctacctcaacAGCCTGATACCATTAATGACGAGGATGGCTCCGGTCACTGCGGAACATTGGGGGCGAGTTTAGATCATACATGCGATTCATGTTGATTCTGGGGAAGTGGAAAGCACTCCGGCCTGTTCCTAATCGCCATTTTTGCTTAGAGTAATCCGGTGTTTGAACATTGTAATTTCAAGAGATGTTGCTTGGTGTGCAAGGCaccggtaggtaggtaggtagtgtACTACCGTATGTAGAGCTTCACCAGGTGTGGTGGGGTAGAGTGGTGCCCTATCTCATCAATCTCCTGGTAAAGCTGTGGAGAGATTGGAGCTTGCTGTCGACAACTGGGCTGGACAGCAAAACACCATAGTGGAAGCTACTCAAAGCTGAGCCTAGGGCCGCAATCGCGCATCAGAACGGCTCAAGATCAACGGGCAAGCCAGCCTCACACTACTTAATGTGTAGTAGGCTGCATGGTAGCAATTCCCCTTGAGTAAATTGAGAACATGGAAACCAAAGTTTGCTGAAATCTTCATATGGGCTCGACAAGACCAAACAGACCCTGCACAAACTCAGCTGCCTCCTTGCTCACCTTCGTTGGGTAAGGCGTGGGGCCTTGTACGGTCCACTTATCTCACTCACGCTATTGGACCACCAGTCTCCATCGGCTCGGCACATGAACCACTGTAGCACCGTCATGGTGGGCCCCGCTTTTGAAGCATTACACACCTGACTGACGCATTGTTTCTGGGCATGCCTTGTCCCGCATTTGGGCGAATAGATCACCACAAAGCCAATCAACTCGTCCCCTCCAATTAGCAAAGGTCTCTTAAGGTTACTGTGCCTTCAGTCTCCCCTCGCAACCGCATTTTGCTTTGGATTTGcttggtttttttctctttggaTCTTTCCTTCCAAACAAAAGGCAAtacgggaaaaagaaaaaaagaaaatcaacgacggagagaaaaaaacgaaaacaaaTACAAAAAGCAAGAGAATAAGCGCCCCACTATCGACCCATGACCAAAGTCCCCTGGCTTTCGTAGAACAAGCTCGACACAAAGTCGCTTTCAGTCgagtctttttttattttttattttttttactgcAACAAACAAAGTACCTGCTTGCCCCTCACGAAAGAAATCGCCGAACCTCGCATTCCCAACTTCAGACCACGGAAGCCTACCCGACCCAACGCTGCGACCCCAACTACCAAACGGCACTTTCTTGTCACAGTCATCTATCCAGTCTCCAAGATGAACCCCCATCAGAAGAACAAGATTGATATCACTGTAAGGTCTTATCCCAAGAAACCCCATCCTAGAGCCCCCTTTTTTGCTCTCTACCTCAACACAAAACGGAACCCAAAACTGACTCTTTCACCCCCTTCACCTAAAAACAGTCCCTCTCCCCGGAGGAACAGCGGCTCTTCCGTCTGTACGGCAAGCTCCCATCCAAGTCGGATCACTTTGCCAAGCACCTCAAGGAGCGCAAGTACTTTGACAGCGGCGACTACGCCCTCTCCAAGGCCGGCAAGGCCGACTCGGTCGACGCTGGCTCCGTCGGCTCCCAGCACCCCGTCCCCGAGAACATCCCCCACCTCTCGTCGCCCGTCAACGGCGCCGGCTCCAGCGGCCTCATCCCCAACCTGCAGGCCACCGGCGGCcgcgagcagcagcaggcctcGAGGAGTCCCGTCAAGGAGGGCAGCTTTCTGCACCGCGAGACGagcgccgacgacgacgactccGCCAGCAACGACGTCGCGGAGAACAAGGTCGCTGCCGAGGCCGTTGGTGACGCgaccgccgctgctgctgcggctcaGACTGGCGGAAAGACCGAAGAAATTCCC is from Pyricularia oryzae 70-15 chromosome 2, whole genome shotgun sequence and encodes:
- a CDS encoding endosulphine family protein, whose translation is MNPHQKNKIDITSLSPEEQRLFRLYGKLPSKSDHFAKHLKERKYFDSGDYALSKAGKADSVDAGSVGSQHPVPENIPHLSSPVNGAGSSGLIPNLQATGGREQQQASRSPVKEGSFLHRETSADDDDSASNDVAENKVAAEAVGDATAAAAAAQTGGKTEEIPIRR